A single region of the Ptychodera flava strain L36383 chromosome 9, AS_Pfla_20210202, whole genome shotgun sequence genome encodes:
- the LOC139141265 gene encoding glycoprotein-N-acetylgalactosamine 3-beta-galactosyltransferase 1-like has protein sequence MLFFSSKTNRSQAIIGLNVTEGRKFLWGKVKAAFKYIYEHHINDADWFMKADDDTYVIVENLRNMLEQEDTTQLTYFGLRFILKNNTKRIHMDGGAGYVMSKAVLTKLVEIGLENASLCRQQEQGSEDVTLARCLESLGVSYGDSRDESGKQRFFRIPLGAYFKMAVPEEVRRVEYYPSAESFMTFAGSY, from the coding sequence atgttgtttttcagTAGTAAAACAAATCGGAGCCAGGCGATCATTGGTCTAAATGTCACTGAAGGTCGGAAATTCCTGTGGGGAAAAGTAAAGGCCGCTTTTAAGTACATCTATGAGCACCATATAAACGATGCTGATTGGTTTATGAAAGCCGATGACGACACATACGTCATCGTTGAAAATCTGCGAAACATGCTGGAGCAGGAAGACACGACACAGTTGACTTATTTTGGTCTCAGGTTTATACTCAAAAATAATACCAAACGAATTCACATGGACGGGGGTGCGGGCTATGTTATGAGCAAGGCGGTGCTGACAAAACTGGTGGAAATTGGATTGGAAAACGCTTCCCTGTGCCGTCAGCAAGAACAAGGTTCCGAAGACGTAACATTAGCCCGGTGCTTGGAAAGTCTTGGTGTTTCATATGGCGATTCGAGGGACGAATCTGGAAAACAACGATTCTTTCGTATCCCTTTAGGCGCGTACTTCAAGATGGCGGTACCCGAAGAGGTACGCAGGGTTGAATACTACCCGTCTGCTGAG